A single genomic interval of Croceibacter atlanticus HTCC2559 harbors:
- a CDS encoding mevalonate kinase family protein: protein MKGPLFYSKILLFGEYGIIKDSKGLSIPYNFYNGALKIDENKSDKTKDSNSNLKRFADYLNSLQIEQPELVSFDIESLNADISKGMYFDSSIPQGYGVGSSGALVAAIYDQYAQDKITVLENLTREKLLKLKSIFGEMESFFHGKSSGLDPLNSYLSIPILINSKDNIEPAGIPSQTENGKGAVFLLDSGSTGETAPMVQLFMENMKQEGFRKMLKDKFVKHTDACVDDFLKGDVKSLFGNIKQLSHVVLDNFKPMIPKQFHNLWKQGIDTNDYYLKLCGSGGGGYILGFTEDIDKARKSLQGHNLEVVYNF, encoded by the coding sequence ATGAAAGGTCCTTTATTCTATTCTAAAATTTTACTCTTTGGAGAGTATGGTATCATTAAGGACTCTAAAGGTTTATCTATTCCTTATAATTTTTATAATGGCGCTCTTAAAATAGATGAGAATAAAAGTGACAAGACTAAAGATAGCAACAGCAACCTTAAACGCTTTGCAGATTACTTAAACTCCCTACAGATAGAACAACCAGAACTTGTTTCTTTTGATATTGAAAGCTTAAATGCAGATATATCTAAAGGAATGTATTTTGATTCTAGCATTCCTCAAGGTTATGGTGTTGGTAGTAGTGGTGCCTTAGTAGCTGCCATTTATGACCAATACGCGCAAGACAAAATTACTGTACTTGAAAATTTAACTAGAGAAAAATTACTGAAGTTAAAATCTATCTTTGGCGAAATGGAATCGTTTTTCCACGGAAAGTCTTCAGGTTTAGATCCGTTAAACAGCTATTTAAGCATTCCTATTTTAATTAATAGCAAAGATAATATTGAACCAGCAGGCATACCTTCTCAAACAGAAAATGGTAAAGGTGCTGTTTTCTTATTAGATAGCGGCAGCACTGGAGAAACTGCTCCTATGGTACAATTGTTTATGGAAAATATGAAGCAAGAAGGTTTTAGAAAAATGCTAAAAGACAAGTTTGTAAAACATACAGATGCTTGTGTAGATGATTTTCTTAAAGGTGATGTAAAATCTTTATTCGGGAATATTAAACAACTATCTCATGTTGTTTTAGACAACTTTAAACCTATGATTCCTAAGCAGTTTCACAATTTATGGAAACAAGGTATAGACACAAATGACTATTACCTGAAACTTTGTGGTTCTGGTGGCGGTGGTTATATTTTAGGCTTTACAGAAGATATAGACAAAGCTAGAAAATCTTTACAAGGCCATAATCTAGAAGTCGTTTACAACTTTTAA
- a CDS encoding TspO/MBR family protein — MTKKKLIRILLAIAICLIVGFLGAYATQASVATWYSTLEKPSYNPPNWVFTPIWTTLYVLMGVAAGLVWSKGFYHLWVKTALYHFGFQLLLSSAWSVVFFGLQSPLFALFVILTLFVLILLTIKWFKIVKPIAAYLMIPYLLWVGFAIVLNFEIWRLN; from the coding sequence ATGACCAAGAAAAAACTCATAAGAATACTATTGGCAATTGCAATTTGCCTAATAGTTGGTTTTTTAGGAGCTTACGCAACTCAAGCTAGTGTTGCTACGTGGTACTCTACATTAGAAAAACCAAGCTATAACCCACCAAATTGGGTGTTTACACCAATTTGGACAACATTATATGTGTTAATGGGAGTTGCTGCAGGCCTAGTTTGGAGCAAGGGTTTTTACCACCTTTGGGTAAAGACTGCTTTATACCATTTTGGATTTCAGTTATTGTTAAGTTCTGCTTGGTCTGTCGTATTTTTTGGCTTACAATCTCCTTTGTTTGCACTCTTTGTAATTTTAACTCTATTTGTGCTAATACTTTTAACTATAAAATGGTTTAAAATTGTTAAGCCGATTGCAGCATATTTAATGATACCTTATCTACTTTGGGTAGGCTTTGCAATAGTTTTAAATTTTGAGATTTGGCGCCTTAATTAA
- the dnaE gene encoding DNA polymerase III subunit alpha produces MYLIFDTETTGLPKNYNAPITDTDNWPRCIQIAWQLHDDMGKLVSHDDMLIKPDGFNIPYDSEQIHGISTELADKNGVDLVDSLHKFNEALKQTKFVVGQNVAFDINIMGAEFYRKGIDNPLQELPVLDTCTETTAELCKIPGGRGGKFKLPTLTELHQFLFNKAFNEAHNATADVEATTRCFLELIRKRIYTAEELDVSPDYFENFSEENPQTIQLIGLKHINLKKASEQIRKALEKEQGVDEISEEELEENIAVLEEVTFSHLHNHSQFSVLQSTMSIQDLVDNAIANNMPGVALTDHANMMGAFHFVRAVNTYNKSLAGSEDLDKKPLKAIVGCEFQVCEDHNDKSRQDNGYQIVMLAKTKKGYHNLAKMASIAYTEGFYYVPRIDRAVVEKYKEDVIVLTGNLYGEVPSKVLNVGEKQAEESLLWWKSHFEEDLYMEIMRHDQEDERRANEVLIKLAKAHDIKIVASNNTYYTAKGDANAHDILLCVKDGEKQSKPIGRGRGYRYGLPNQEYYFKSNDEMKALFKDLPEAITNTQDVVNKIEGFDLARDVLLPAFEIPEKFKDSKDLDDGGKRGENAFLKHLTYEGAKERYGEITPEIKERLDFELSIIEKTGYPGYFLIVEDFIREARNMDVSVGPGRGSAAGSAVAYCLKITNIDPIKYDLLFERFLNPDRVSMPDIDIDFDDEGRSRVMDYVIKKYGSDQVAQIITYGTMAAKSAIRDTGRVLDLPLHETDKIAKLIPDMTKLGKIFGVDEKELSRKFRSEDFEGVKELLSISGGNDLQAQTVNQARVLEGSVRNTGVHACGVIITPDDISNFVPIARSKDGELYITQFDNSVVEDAGLLKMDFLGLKTLTLIKDTVKIVKAKHGVQLDPDSFPLDDEKTYELFQRGETVGIFQYESPGMQKHMQSLKPTVFDDLIAMNALYRPGPMEYIPSFIARKHGDEDIEYDLPAMEEYLKETYGITVYQEQVMLLSQKLADFTKGEADILRKAMGKKQKAVLDKMKPKFIEQASAKGHDAEKLEKVWKDWEAFASYAFNKSHSTCYAWIAYQTAYLKAHYPAEYMAAVLSNNMSNIKQVTFFMEECRRMKLDVLGPDVNESFRKFSVNKEGAIRFGMAAIKGVGSSAVESIVAERKENGHFKSIFDMAKRIDLRAANKKAFENLALAGGFDSFQDTHRAQYFLDEGDGITFLEKVIRYAAKYQENKNSSQVSLFGEASEVQIPEPVVPPCEEWGTMEKLRKERDVVGMYISGHPLDDYNIEMKSFCNANLNYLEDLQQVLNAELSLACILTDIRHLTTKTNKGWAIFTAEDYHNTYEFKIYGEDYLKYRHLLIPNSFLYVKAFIREGFTNRQTGKKSDPRIQFNNFEMLQDVLERYARKLTIQINVNELKGDDIQSLKSILDEHKGDKLLNFVVYEMEDKVKLHMPSRKHKININKDLLSTLQNKAVHYKLN; encoded by the coding sequence ATGTATTTAATATTTGATACTGAAACAACTGGTTTACCTAAAAATTACAACGCTCCAATAACAGATACAGATAATTGGCCACGTTGTATACAGATAGCTTGGCAGCTTCATGATGACATGGGTAAGTTGGTGTCTCACGATGATATGCTTATAAAACCAGACGGTTTTAATATCCCGTATGACTCAGAGCAAATTCACGGTATTTCTACAGAGTTAGCAGATAAAAATGGTGTAGACCTGGTAGACTCACTTCATAAATTTAATGAAGCATTAAAACAGACAAAATTTGTTGTAGGACAAAATGTTGCGTTTGATATTAATATTATGGGTGCCGAGTTTTACAGAAAAGGCATAGACAACCCATTGCAAGAACTACCTGTTTTAGACACTTGTACAGAAACCACAGCAGAACTTTGTAAAATTCCTGGTGGACGTGGCGGAAAATTTAAACTGCCTACCCTTACAGAACTTCACCAATTCTTATTTAACAAAGCTTTTAATGAAGCTCACAATGCCACTGCAGATGTTGAGGCAACAACGCGATGCTTTTTAGAACTTATAAGAAAGCGTATTTATACAGCTGAAGAGTTAGACGTGTCTCCAGATTATTTTGAGAATTTTTCTGAAGAAAACCCACAGACAATTCAACTTATAGGGTTAAAGCATATTAACCTCAAGAAAGCTTCAGAACAAATAAGAAAAGCTCTTGAAAAAGAACAAGGAGTCGATGAGATATCAGAGGAAGAGCTAGAAGAAAACATTGCAGTCTTAGAAGAAGTTACGTTTTCCCACTTACACAATCATAGCCAATTCTCTGTTCTTCAGTCTACAATGAGTATCCAGGATTTAGTAGACAATGCTATAGCTAATAATATGCCTGGTGTAGCACTCACAGACCACGCCAATATGATGGGTGCTTTTCATTTTGTGAGAGCCGTTAATACTTATAACAAATCTTTAGCAGGTAGTGAAGACCTAGACAAAAAGCCTTTAAAAGCCATTGTAGGTTGTGAGTTTCAGGTCTGTGAAGATCACAATGATAAATCCAGACAGGATAACGGTTACCAGATAGTAATGCTTGCAAAAACTAAAAAAGGCTACCATAATTTGGCTAAGATGGCATCTATAGCTTATACAGAAGGGTTTTATTATGTACCAAGAATAGACAGAGCTGTTGTAGAAAAATACAAAGAAGATGTAATTGTTTTAACAGGAAACCTATATGGAGAGGTACCAAGTAAGGTTTTAAATGTAGGAGAAAAGCAAGCCGAAGAATCTTTACTTTGGTGGAAATCTCATTTTGAAGAAGATCTTTACATGGAAATTATGCGCCATGACCAAGAAGACGAGCGTCGTGCTAATGAGGTTTTAATAAAACTAGCCAAAGCGCACGACATAAAAATAGTTGCAAGCAACAATACCTATTACACAGCAAAAGGAGATGCTAATGCTCATGACATTTTACTTTGCGTAAAAGATGGAGAAAAGCAAAGCAAACCTATTGGCCGAGGACGTGGTTATCGTTATGGTTTACCCAACCAAGAATACTATTTTAAGAGTAATGATGAAATGAAGGCTTTATTTAAAGACCTTCCAGAAGCAATTACCAATACGCAAGACGTTGTAAATAAAATTGAAGGGTTTGATCTTGCTAGGGACGTTTTATTACCAGCCTTTGAAATTCCTGAAAAATTTAAAGATTCTAAAGATTTAGATGATGGTGGTAAACGAGGCGAAAATGCATTTTTAAAACACCTTACTTATGAAGGTGCAAAAGAACGTTATGGAGAGATAACTCCAGAGATTAAAGAGCGTTTAGATTTTGAGCTATCTATTATTGAAAAAACAGGGTATCCTGGATATTTTCTAATTGTAGAAGACTTTATTAGAGAAGCAAGAAACATGGACGTTTCTGTTGGTCCAGGTCGTGGTTCTGCTGCTGGTAGTGCCGTAGCTTATTGCTTAAAAATTACCAATATAGACCCTATTAAATACGATCTACTTTTTGAGCGTTTCCTTAATCCGGATCGTGTAAGTATGCCCGATATTGATATTGATTTTGATGACGAAGGTCGAAGCCGTGTCATGGATTACGTAATTAAAAAATATGGTAGTGATCAAGTAGCACAGATTATAACTTACGGTACTATGGCAGCAAAATCTGCCATAAGAGATACCGGTCGTGTTTTAGATTTACCGTTGCACGAAACAGATAAGATTGCCAAACTTATTCCAGATATGACTAAGCTTGGTAAAATATTTGGCGTAGATGAAAAAGAGCTCTCCAGAAAATTTAGAAGTGAAGATTTTGAAGGCGTAAAAGAACTTTTAAGCATTTCAGGCGGAAATGATTTACAGGCTCAAACCGTTAATCAGGCTCGTGTTTTAGAAGGTTCTGTAAGAAATACTGGTGTACACGCTTGTGGCGTTATAATCACACCAGATGATATCTCCAACTTTGTTCCTATTGCAAGGTCTAAGGATGGTGAATTATACATCACACAATTTGACAATTCTGTAGTAGAAGATGCTGGACTACTTAAAATGGATTTCCTTGGTCTAAAAACACTTACTCTTATTAAGGATACCGTAAAGATTGTAAAAGCAAAACACGGCGTACAATTAGACCCAGACAGTTTTCCTTTAGATGATGAAAAAACGTATGAACTATTCCAACGTGGTGAAACCGTAGGTATATTTCAATATGAATCTCCAGGAATGCAGAAACATATGCAGTCTTTAAAACCAACAGTCTTTGATGACCTTATTGCAATGAACGCGCTTTATCGTCCAGGACCAATGGAATATATACCAAGTTTTATTGCCAGAAAACACGGTGATGAAGACATAGAGTATGATTTACCTGCAATGGAAGAATATCTTAAGGAAACTTATGGTATTACGGTTTACCAAGAGCAAGTAATGCTTTTATCTCAAAAGCTTGCAGATTTTACAAAAGGTGAAGCAGATATCCTTCGTAAAGCAATGGGTAAGAAGCAAAAAGCTGTACTCGATAAAATGAAACCTAAATTTATTGAGCAGGCTTCAGCTAAAGGTCATGATGCAGAAAAATTAGAAAAAGTGTGGAAAGACTGGGAAGCCTTTGCAAGTTATGCTTTTAATAAATCTCACTCTACTTGTTATGCCTGGATTGCCTACCAAACAGCCTACCTTAAAGCACACTATCCTGCAGAATATATGGCTGCGGTTTTATCTAACAACATGAGCAACATAAAGCAGGTAACATTCTTTATGGAAGAATGCAGACGTATGAAACTTGATGTGTTAGGTCCAGATGTTAATGAATCTTTCAGAAAATTTTCTGTAAATAAAGAAGGTGCCATTCGTTTTGGTATGGCAGCAATAAAAGGTGTGGGTTCAAGTGCCGTAGAGTCCATTGTAGCAGAGCGAAAAGAAAACGGTCATTTTAAATCGATCTTCGATATGGCTAAACGTATAGATTTACGTGCTGCCAATAAAAAAGCTTTTGAAAATCTCGCTTTAGCTGGTGGTTTTGATAGTTTTCAGGACACTCACAGAGCACAGTATTTTTTAGATGAAGGTGACGGTATCACTTTCTTAGAAAAAGTAATACGATATGCTGCAAAGTACCAGGAAAACAAAAACTCCTCTCAAGTAAGTTTATTTGGTGAAGCTAGTGAAGTACAAATTCCAGAACCTGTAGTGCCTCCTTGTGAAGAATGGGGAACTATGGAAAAATTAAGGAAAGAGCGTGATGTGGTAGGTATGTATATTTCTGGGCATCCGTTAGATGATTATAATATAGAAATGAAGTCTTTCTGTAACGCTAACCTCAATTACCTTGAAGATTTACAACAGGTGCTAAATGCAGAGCTATCATTAGCTTGTATTCTTACAGATATTAGGCACCTTACCACAAAAACCAATAAAGGTTGGGCAATTTTTACTGCAGAAGATTACCATAACACTTATGAGTTTAAAATTTATGGCGAAGATTACCTAAAGTACAGACACTTGCTAATCCCTAATTCATTTCTGTATGTAAAAGCATTTATAAGAGAAGGTTTTACAAATAGGCAAACTGGCAAAAAGAGTGATCCGAGAATACAGTTTAATAATTTTGAAATGCTTCAGGATGTGTTAGAGCGCTATGCAAGAAAACTAACCATTCAAATAAATGTAAATGAATTAAAGGGCGATGACATACAGAGTTTAAAATCTATATTAGATGAGCACAAAGGCGACAAGCTACTCAACTTTGTTGTTTATGAAATGGAAGACAAAGTGAAGCTACACATGCCTAGCAGAAAGCATAAGATTAATATAAATAAAGACTTATTATCAACGCTTCAAAACAAAGCGGTACACTATAAATTAAATTAA
- a CDS encoding carbon-nitrogen hydrolase family protein: MTTNSSTLHLALAQISPVWLNKKATTEKIIDTINNAGKEQAELIVFGEGVLPGYPHWLAYTNGAGWNLDTNKTLHAHYCNNAVCIEDGDLDEICSTLKSHSMSCYLGIIERPKDRGGHSLYASLVFINSDGEIKSVHRKLQPTYDERLTWSPGDGHGLQVHKLKQFTVGGLNCWENWMPLPRASLYAQGENLHIAVWPGSEHNTKDITRFIARESRSFVVSVSSVMTTKDFPEDTPFLNDILKNAPTQLSNGGSAIAGPDGEFLLEPIINKEGIIYKTIDFKSVYKERQNFDPVGHYSRPDVTQLHVNRERQSTVVFKDSK, encoded by the coding sequence ATGACAACCAATTCATCTACATTACACCTTGCTTTAGCCCAAATTTCTCCAGTATGGCTAAATAAAAAAGCCACTACAGAAAAAATAATAGACACTATAAATAATGCTGGAAAAGAACAGGCAGAGTTAATAGTATTTGGAGAAGGTGTTTTACCTGGCTACCCACATTGGTTAGCTTACACCAATGGCGCTGGTTGGAATTTAGACACTAATAAAACTTTGCACGCACATTATTGTAATAATGCAGTATGTATAGAGGATGGTGACTTAGATGAAATTTGCAGTACGCTAAAATCTCACAGCATGTCATGTTATCTTGGCATTATAGAACGCCCTAAGGATCGTGGTGGTCATAGCCTATATGCGTCTTTAGTGTTTATAAATTCAGATGGAGAGATTAAGTCTGTTCACAGGAAATTACAACCTACTTATGATGAACGCCTAACGTGGTCTCCAGGAGATGGTCATGGCTTACAAGTACACAAGCTTAAGCAATTTACAGTTGGCGGTCTTAATTGCTGGGAAAATTGGATGCCTTTACCTAGAGCTTCTCTTTATGCACAAGGTGAAAATTTACATATTGCTGTTTGGCCTGGCAGTGAGCATAACACAAAAGATATTACGCGTTTTATAGCTAGAGAGTCTCGTTCTTTTGTCGTTTCTGTGTCGAGTGTTATGACCACTAAAGATTTTCCTGAAGACACACCTTTTTTAAATGACATATTAAAAAATGCACCAACACAACTTAGTAATGGTGGTTCTGCAATTGCTGGCCCAGATGGTGAATTTCTTTTAGAGCCAATAATTAATAAAGAAGGTATAATTTATAAAACTATAGATTTTAAGAGCGTATATAAAGAGCGCCAAAATTTTGATCCTGTTGGGCATTACTCAAGACCAGATGTTACACAACTGCACGTTAATAGAGAACGCCAAAGCACAGTGGTTTTTAAAGACTCAAAATAA
- a CDS encoding geranylgeranylglycerol-phosphate geranylgeranyltransferase codes for MSFLKRTHKVVLLKILSLFSSIRGYNILVIILAQYLTSIYILAPQLPLSKVLFDHNLFILVIASALAIAGGYIINNFYDAEKDVINRPLKSKIDGYVKQRTKLNTYFIFNFLSVVLASYISFKAVLFFSVYIFAIWFYSHKLKRFAFVGNITASVLAVVPFFAVFVYYKNFDLVIFVHATFLFLVIAMRELVKDLENLKGDLAQDYHTIPVTYGVTFSKKMLTILAMLTLVPIFLLITKFKLGYMDFYFYGSIILLIVFCLFLWVSTSKIQYVLLHNFLKFIIVLGVLSIVLIDVQLLLNRIL; via the coding sequence ATGTCTTTCCTAAAGCGCACTCATAAGGTCGTGTTGCTAAAAATCTTAAGTTTATTTTCATCAATTAGAGGTTATAACATCTTAGTTATAATCTTAGCACAATACCTTACCTCTATTTATATTTTGGCACCGCAACTGCCATTATCTAAAGTATTGTTTGACCATAACCTTTTTATACTGGTAATAGCATCTGCTTTGGCAATTGCTGGCGGCTACATTATAAATAACTTTTACGATGCCGAGAAAGATGTTATAAACAGACCATTAAAAAGCAAAATAGACGGTTATGTAAAACAACGCACTAAACTAAACACCTATTTTATCTTTAATTTTTTATCGGTTGTTTTGGCCAGTTATATTTCATTTAAAGCTGTGCTTTTTTTTAGTGTCTATATTTTTGCTATTTGGTTTTACTCGCATAAACTTAAGAGGTTTGCATTTGTAGGAAATATAACGGCTTCAGTTTTGGCTGTAGTTCCATTCTTTGCTGTATTTGTATACTATAAAAATTTCGACTTAGTCATATTTGTACATGCGACATTTCTATTTTTAGTAATTGCGATGCGAGAATTGGTAAAAGATTTGGAGAACCTAAAAGGAGATTTAGCACAAGACTATCATACAATTCCAGTTACCTATGGCGTTACATTTAGCAAGAAGATGCTAACAATTTTAGCTATGCTAACTTTAGTACCTATATTCCTGCTCATTACTAAGTTTAAGTTAGGGTATATGGATTTCTATTTCTACGGAAGCATAATTTTACTTATTGTCTTCTGTTTGTTTTTATGGGTTTCTACTTCGAAAATACAATATGTGTTGCTTCACAATTTCCTCAAGTTTATTATAGTTCTTGGTGTTTTGAGTATTGTATTGATTGATGTTCAACTTTTACTAAATAGGATTCTATAA
- a CDS encoding DUF2490 domain-containing protein, with amino-acid sequence MISLFSKVLLGVFLCLGFLGTAQDGTTLLNQSSIKLNIKTETRWSYNFGTEYRTLLTESIGNSPLKFDSQHVEFSHNTSYEVGFYATLSLGVMYRFRNPFEANKGNELRVSQQYSYAKPFNAIRIGHRIKVDERIYDSETVIRTRYRIALDAPLSGLKLDTKEFYGVISTEALSSFSEKAKPEIDQRFTLGLGYQLYKNMKLQGDIEYRFENYFNTTEQRMFLNLGLIVSM; translated from the coding sequence ATGATTTCCTTATTTTCTAAAGTATTACTAGGTGTGTTTTTATGTCTTGGCTTTTTGGGCACAGCTCAAGATGGTACAACGCTATTAAATCAATCTTCAATTAAACTCAATATAAAAACAGAAACGCGTTGGTCTTATAATTTTGGCACAGAATATAGAACCTTATTAACCGAGTCTATTGGTAATTCACCATTAAAGTTTGATAGTCAACATGTAGAGTTTTCTCATAATACAAGTTATGAGGTAGGCTTTTATGCAACTCTAAGTTTAGGGGTAATGTATAGATTTAGAAATCCTTTTGAAGCTAATAAAGGGAATGAGCTTAGAGTGTCTCAACAATATAGCTACGCAAAACCTTTTAATGCTATTAGGATAGGTCATCGCATAAAGGTAGATGAGCGTATTTATGATAGCGAAACTGTTATTAGAACTCGATATAGGATTGCTTTAGATGCACCACTAAGTGGTTTAAAATTAGATACGAAAGAATTTTATGGTGTAATATCAACCGAAGCTCTGTCAAGTTTTAGTGAGAAAGCGAAACCAGAAATAGACCAACGTTTTACTTTAGGGTTGGGCTATCAGCTTTATAAGAATATGAAGTTACAAGGTGATATTGAATATAGGTTTGAAAATTATTTTAATACTACAGAACAACGCATGTTTCTAAATTTAGGGCTTATAGTCTCAATGTAA
- the aat gene encoding leucyl/phenylalanyl-tRNA--protein transferase has translation MYLLDETLWFPNPSEANQDGLLAVGGNLSPERLSLAYNSGIFPWFNDDEMIMWWSPNPRMVLFPKELKVHKSMRQLFNQQKFKVTYNTHFKDVITACSEIERPDQDGTWITSQMIDAYTELHHQGVATSVEVWQDNLLVGGLYGIYLKDKHLFCGESMFTKVSNASKYGFISLVRKLESEGVKLIDCQMHTNHLERLGAKEISRESFLEFLK, from the coding sequence ATGTACTTATTAGACGAGACGTTATGGTTCCCCAATCCGAGTGAAGCTAATCAAGATGGCTTGTTGGCTGTAGGCGGAAATTTATCTCCAGAACGTTTGTCATTAGCCTATAACTCTGGTATTTTTCCTTGGTTTAATGATGACGAAATGATTATGTGGTGGTCACCAAATCCAAGGATGGTGTTATTTCCAAAAGAACTAAAAGTTCATAAAAGTATGCGCCAATTATTTAATCAACAAAAGTTTAAAGTAACATACAACACCCATTTTAAAGATGTTATAACTGCGTGTTCTGAAATTGAGAGACCAGACCAAGACGGTACTTGGATTACATCTCAAATGATTGATGCTTATACAGAATTACACCACCAAGGTGTTGCAACGTCTGTAGAGGTTTGGCAAGACAATTTACTGGTAGGCGGTTTGTATGGCATTTACCTAAAAGACAAACACCTGTTTTGTGGAGAAAGTATGTTTACAAAAGTTAGTAACGCCTCAAAATACGGGTTTATATCATTAGTGAGAAAACTTGAAAGCGAAGGTGTAAAACTTATTGATTGCCAGATGCACACTAATCACTTGGAACGTCTAGGTGCTAAAGAAATTTCAAGGGAATCGTTTTTAGAGTTTCTAAAATAG
- a CDS encoding diphosphomevalonate/mevalonate 3,5-bisphosphate decarboxylase family protein, with protein sequence MTASNFLMKDYSSLPEKGSITSEAPSNIALVKYWGKRDIQIPENTSISFTLNTCKTITTLHFEKKENLTNDYSFQVYLDGERTTSFEPKIGKFFERIEEYLPFLKNYKFKIETSNSFPHSSGIASSASGMAALSMCLVALEKQIDNLKDNLYFQNKASFLARLGSGSASRSIDGPMMIWGKHEAIPESTNNYAIKYDKIDPVFKDYQDTILLVDKGEKQVSSTVGHQLMYGHPFSEQRFNQAQDNMVSLLEILESGNLKDFINLVEREALTLHAMMMTSNPYFILMKPNTLEIINRIWAFRKETNLNLCFTLDAGANVHLLYPKNEADKTLDFIKKELVAYCKNGEYLCDNVGSGASAII encoded by the coding sequence ATGACAGCATCTAATTTTTTGATGAAAGACTATTCATCACTTCCAGAAAAAGGCAGCATAACTTCAGAAGCGCCAAGCAATATAGCGTTAGTAAAATATTGGGGAAAACGAGATATTCAAATTCCTGAAAACACATCTATTAGTTTTACGCTTAATACCTGTAAGACTATTACAACATTGCATTTTGAGAAAAAGGAAAACTTAACAAATGACTATTCCTTTCAGGTTTATTTAGATGGTGAAAGAACAACATCCTTTGAACCTAAGATTGGGAAATTCTTTGAGCGAATTGAAGAGTATTTACCTTTTTTAAAAAACTATAAGTTTAAAATTGAAACTAGCAACAGTTTTCCGCATAGTTCTGGAATAGCATCATCTGCTAGTGGGATGGCTGCGCTTTCCATGTGTTTAGTTGCATTAGAAAAGCAAATCGATAACTTAAAAGACAATTTATATTTTCAGAATAAAGCATCTTTTTTAGCACGTTTAGGCTCTGGAAGCGCAAGTAGAAGTATAGATGGACCGATGATGATTTGGGGAAAACATGAAGCTATTCCTGAAAGTACAAATAACTATGCCATAAAATATGATAAAATAGATCCTGTATTTAAAGATTACCAAGACACTATTTTACTTGTTGATAAGGGCGAAAAGCAAGTATCTAGTACAGTTGGACATCAACTTATGTACGGTCATCCGTTTTCTGAACAACGGTTTAACCAAGCACAAGACAACATGGTTAGTCTTTTAGAAATATTAGAATCTGGAAATTTAAAAGACTTTATAAACCTAGTAGAGCGTGAGGCATTAACCTTGCACGCTATGATGATGACAAGCAACCCTTATTTTATCTTAATGAAACCGAATACTCTTGAAATAATTAATAGGATTTGGGCGTTTAGAAAAGAAACCAATTTAAATCTTTGCTTTACATTAGATGCTGGTGCAAATGTACACCTTCTCTACCCCAAAAACGAAGCTGATAAAACCTTGGATTTCATTAAAAAAGAGTTAGTTGCATATTGTAAAAATGGTGAGTATCTTTGTGATAATGTAGGAAGCGGCGCTTCTGCTATAATTTAA